The following coding sequences are from one Reyranella humidisoli window:
- the recF gene encoding DNA replication/repair protein RecF (All proteins in this family for which functions are known are DNA-binding proteins that assist the filamentation of RecA onto DNA for the initiation of recombination or recombinational repair.): MTAQAISALAYSSDAVAGAAPALLAVRQLRLTDFRNYRQLRLDCGMEPVVLVGENGAGKTNLLEALSFLAPGRGLRRARLDEVCRRSRSEEPPAAGWAVAATLDTPEGRVAIGTGLEAGRSETSLARRAVRIDGRPMQSQTALGRHVAAVWLTPQLDRLFLDGATERRRFLDRLVTALHPEHAGDVAAYENAQRQRSRLLGEGNRDPHWFTALEDTMARHGVALAAARADTVQRLDSAARLGVGPFPRASLAMAGEVDRWVATMAAIDVEDRLRGELAASRPRDAEAGTTSCGPHRSDLAVRHLDLDLPAAEGSTGQQKAVLVSIALAHARLVALSRGRPPLLLLDEIAAHLDAERRLALFDEVVALGVQSWMTGTDAELFAPLAGRAQILRVANGSIAAV, encoded by the coding sequence ATGACGGCACAGGCCATCAGCGCCCTCGCCTACTCTTCCGACGCCGTAGCGGGCGCTGCGCCGGCACTCCTCGCCGTGCGCCAGCTTCGCCTGACCGACTTCCGCAACTACCGTCAGCTGCGCCTCGATTGCGGGATGGAGCCGGTCGTGCTGGTCGGCGAAAACGGCGCCGGCAAGACCAACCTGCTGGAGGCCCTCTCCTTCCTGGCGCCCGGCCGCGGCCTGCGCCGCGCCCGCCTCGACGAAGTCTGCCGCCGCTCGCGCAGCGAAGAGCCCCCGGCCGCCGGCTGGGCGGTCGCAGCCACCCTGGACACGCCGGAGGGCCGCGTCGCCATCGGCACCGGCCTGGAAGCCGGCCGCAGCGAGACCAGCCTGGCGCGCCGCGCCGTGCGCATCGACGGACGCCCCATGCAGAGCCAGACCGCGCTCGGCCGGCATGTCGCGGCGGTGTGGCTCACGCCGCAGCTCGACCGCCTGTTCCTCGACGGCGCGACCGAGCGACGGCGCTTCCTCGACCGGCTGGTGACGGCGCTGCACCCCGAACATGCCGGCGACGTCGCGGCCTACGAGAACGCGCAGCGCCAGCGCAGCCGCCTTCTGGGCGAGGGCAATCGCGATCCGCACTGGTTCACCGCACTAGAAGACACGATGGCCCGCCACGGCGTGGCGCTGGCGGCGGCACGCGCCGATACGGTGCAGCGACTCGATTCAGCCGCGCGGCTGGGCGTCGGCCCCTTTCCGCGCGCCTCGCTGGCGATGGCGGGCGAAGTCGACCGCTGGGTGGCCACGATGGCCGCGATCGACGTCGAGGACCGGCTGCGCGGCGAACTGGCGGCCAGCCGCCCGCGCGACGCCGAGGCCGGCACCACGTCCTGCGGGCCGCATCGCAGCGACCTCGCGGTGCGCCATCTCGACCTCGACCTGCCGGCGGCCGAGGGCTCGACCGGCCAGCAGAAGGCCGTGCTGGTCTCGATCGCGCTGGCGCATGCCAGGCTGGTGGCGCTGTCGCGCGGCCGGCCGCCGTTGCTGCTGCTCGACGAAATCGCCGCCCATCTCGATGCGGAGCGGCGCCTCGCGCTGTTCGACGAGGTGGTGGCGCTGGGCGTCCAGAGCTGGATGACCGGCACCGATGCCGAACTCTTTGCGCCGCTGGCCGGCCGCGCGCAGATCCTGCGCGTGGCAAACGGCTCGATCGCGGCGGTCTGA
- the gyrB gene encoding DNA topoisomerase (ATP-hydrolyzing) subunit B: protein MSDNDITPGAEDYGADSIKVLRGLEAVRKRPGMYIGDTDDGTGLHHMVYEIVDNAIDEALAGYCDRVDVVLHGDGSATVRDNGRGVPTDIHKEEGISAANVIFTQLHAGGKFDQNSYKVSGGLHGVGAAVVNALSEHLDLRIWRNGKEHHIRFRHGEPEGDLQIVGEADQGQHGTEVTFLPSTGTFTKTEFDFATLEHRLRELAFLNSGVRVVLTDERGAEHKVSELYYEGGVEAFAKYLDRNKSVLHDPPVSIRGEKEGISVEVAMQWNDSYHETMLCFTNNIPQRDGGTHLAGFRGALTRTLNKYADESGISKKEKVGLTGDDMREGLTCVLSVKVPDPKFSSQTKDKLVSSEVRPVVESVVADKFGQWLEEHPTETKKILTKVVEAAAAREAARKARELTRRKGALDVSSLPGKLADCQERDPALSELFIVEGDSAGGSAKQGRNRANQAILPLRGKILNVERARFDKMLGSAEIGTLITALGTGIGHDDFNLDKLRYHKIIIMTDADVDGSHIRTLLMTFFYRQMRDLIERGYLYIAQPPLFKAAKGKSAIYLKDERALDDHLIQTGLEGATLALGSGSVLAKDDLRNTVDIARSVTNLVKPLALSRRVTSQAVIEQAAIAGALKPDVLADPELAKQTADYIAKRLDVVSPLLEKGWTGEPIADGGLAFVRRLRGVTERHVIDGPLTRSAEARKLDALADELQAVYQKPGVFAVKDKETRISSPTELFAAVLEAGRKGVTIQRYKGLGEMNPDQLWETTLDPEARTLLQVRINHVDEADEIFSTLMGDVVEPRRDFIQENALKVANLDV, encoded by the coding sequence ATGAGCGACAACGACATCACGCCGGGCGCCGAGGACTACGGCGCCGATTCCATCAAGGTGCTGCGCGGCCTCGAAGCCGTCCGCAAGCGGCCGGGCATGTATATCGGCGACACCGACGACGGCACCGGCCTGCACCACATGGTCTACGAGATCGTGGACAACGCGATCGACGAGGCGCTGGCCGGCTATTGCGACAGGGTCGACGTGGTCCTGCACGGCGACGGTTCGGCCACGGTCCGCGACAATGGCCGCGGCGTGCCGACCGACATCCACAAGGAAGAGGGCATTTCGGCCGCCAACGTGATCTTCACGCAGCTCCATGCCGGCGGAAAATTCGACCAGAATTCCTACAAGGTCTCGGGCGGCCTGCACGGCGTTGGCGCGGCAGTGGTGAACGCCCTGTCGGAGCATCTCGACCTGCGCATCTGGCGCAACGGCAAGGAACACCACATCCGCTTCCGTCACGGCGAGCCGGAAGGCGACCTGCAGATCGTGGGCGAGGCAGACCAGGGACAGCACGGCACGGAAGTGACCTTCCTGCCCTCCACAGGGACCTTCACCAAAACCGAGTTCGACTTCGCCACGCTCGAACATCGCCTGCGCGAACTCGCCTTCCTGAACTCCGGTGTACGCGTCGTATTGACCGACGAGCGGGGCGCCGAACACAAGGTTTCGGAACTCTACTACGAGGGCGGCGTCGAGGCCTTCGCCAAGTATCTCGATCGCAACAAGTCGGTGCTGCACGACCCGCCGGTGTCGATCCGCGGCGAAAAGGAAGGCATCTCGGTCGAAGTCGCGATGCAGTGGAACGACAGCTATCACGAGACGATGCTGTGCTTCACCAACAACATCCCGCAGCGCGACGGCGGCACCCATCTCGCGGGCTTCCGCGGCGCGCTGACCCGCACGCTGAACAAGTATGCCGACGAGAGCGGCATCTCCAAGAAGGAGAAAGTCGGCCTCACCGGCGACGACATGCGCGAGGGCCTGACCTGCGTGCTGTCGGTCAAGGTGCCCGATCCCAAGTTCTCCTCGCAGACCAAGGACAAGCTGGTCTCCTCGGAAGTGCGGCCGGTCGTCGAGTCCGTCGTGGCCGACAAGTTCGGCCAGTGGCTGGAGGAACATCCCACCGAGACGAAGAAGATCCTGACCAAGGTCGTCGAGGCCGCGGCCGCCCGCGAGGCCGCGCGAAAGGCCCGCGAGCTCACCCGCCGCAAGGGCGCGCTCGACGTGAGCTCTCTGCCCGGCAAGCTGGCCGACTGCCAGGAGCGCGACCCGGCGCTGTCCGAACTCTTCATCGTCGAGGGCGATTCGGCCGGCGGCTCGGCCAAGCAGGGCCGCAACCGCGCCAACCAGGCGATCCTGCCGCTGCGCGGCAAGATCCTGAACGTCGAGCGTGCGCGCTTCGACAAGATGCTGGGCTCGGCGGAAATCGGCACTTTGATCACGGCGCTGGGCACCGGCATCGGCCACGACGACTTCAACCTCGACAAGCTGCGCTACCACAAGATCATCATCATGACGGACGCCGACGTGGACGGCTCCCACATCCGTACCCTGCTGATGACGTTCTTCTATCGCCAGATGCGCGACCTGATCGAGCGCGGCTACCTCTACATCGCCCAGCCGCCGCTGTTCAAAGCGGCCAAGGGCAAATCGGCGATCTACCTCAAGGACGAACGCGCGCTCGACGATCACCTCATCCAGACCGGTCTCGAAGGCGCCACGCTGGCGCTCGGCAGCGGCAGCGTCCTGGCCAAGGACGACCTGCGCAACACGGTGGACATCGCCCGCTCCGTCACCAATCTCGTGAAGCCGCTGGCGTTGTCGCGCCGCGTCACCAGCCAGGCCGTCATCGAGCAGGCCGCGATTGCGGGCGCTCTCAAGCCCGACGTGCTGGCCGATCCTGAACTTGCCAAGCAGACGGCCGACTACATCGCCAAGCGCCTCGATGTCGTAAGCCCGCTGCTGGAGAAGGGATGGACCGGCGAGCCGATCGCAGACGGCGGGCTGGCCTTCGTGCGCCGGCTGCGCGGCGTCACCGAGCGGCACGTGATCGATGGCCCGCTGACGCGCAGCGCCGAGGCACGCAAGCTCGACGCGCTGGCCGACGAGTTGCAGGCGGTCTACCAGAAGCCCGGCGTGTTCGCGGTGAAGGACAAGGAGACCCGGATCTCCTCGCCCACCGAGCTGTTTGCCGCCGTCCTCGAGGCCGGCCGCAAGGGGGTCACGATCCAGCGCTACAAGGGACTGGGCGAGATGAATCCCGACCAGCTCTGGGAGACCACCCTCGACCCCGAGGCGCGCACCCTGCTGCAGGTCAGGATCAACCATGTCGACGAGGCTGACGAGATCTTCTCGACCCTCATGGGCGACGTGGTCGAACCGCGCCGCGACTTCATCCAGGAGAATGCGCTGAAGGTCGCCAACCTCGATGTCTAG
- a CDS encoding DMT family transporter, with protein MADPMPPRVTREHWGFLCGSIMALGASLSFAAARAGILGGLGAVDMIFARYVVAGAIMLPLLLRYGVRDFAGIGLRRSLILTALGGAPFALLQTGGYGFAPLAHGAVIAPSTVTIVSTIGAALFLRERLSRSHLAGAAIVLAGIFLIGWDGLTQPSGERAWLGDLLFFASSVLWAGFTLLLRHWRLPALQATAVVAVLSFVLTTPLYLGIMGMAHLEALPLGMLAFQGLVQGGLQGAITMIAYSQAVIFLGVSRAVLFPAIVPALSVLVGIPIVGEIPGGLQIGGLCLVTLGLMTTVGLFRRLGLR; from the coding sequence ATGGCCGATCCCATGCCCCCACGGGTCACGCGCGAACATTGGGGCTTCCTGTGCGGCTCGATCATGGCGCTGGGCGCATCGCTGTCGTTCGCGGCGGCGCGTGCCGGCATTCTGGGGGGCCTCGGCGCGGTCGACATGATCTTCGCGCGCTACGTCGTCGCCGGCGCGATCATGCTGCCTCTGCTCCTGCGCTACGGCGTGCGCGACTTCGCCGGGATCGGCCTGCGCCGGTCTCTCATCCTCACGGCGCTCGGCGGCGCTCCCTTTGCGCTGCTGCAGACCGGCGGCTACGGCTTCGCACCCTTGGCGCATGGCGCGGTCATCGCACCCTCGACCGTCACCATCGTCAGTACCATCGGTGCCGCGCTGTTCCTGCGAGAGCGATTGAGCCGCAGCCATCTGGCCGGTGCCGCCATCGTGCTGGCCGGCATCTTCCTGATCGGCTGGGACGGCCTCACCCAGCCTTCCGGCGAGCGCGCGTGGCTGGGCGATCTCCTGTTCTTCGCGTCCAGCGTGCTGTGGGCGGGATTTACGCTATTGCTGCGGCACTGGCGCCTGCCGGCCCTGCAGGCGACCGCGGTCGTGGCCGTGCTGTCCTTCGTCCTGACCACGCCCCTGTATCTTGGGATCATGGGCATGGCACATCTCGAAGCGCTGCCGCTCGGCATGCTGGCCTTCCAGGGGCTGGTGCAGGGCGGCCTGCAGGGAGCCATCACCATGATCGCCTACAGCCAGGCCGTGATCTTCCTGGGCGTGAGCCGCGCCGTGCTGTTCCCCGCCATCGTGCCGGCCTTGTCAGTGCTGGTCGGAATCCCGATCGTGGGAGAGATTCCCGGTGGACTGCAGATCGGCGGCCTCTGCCTGGTCACGCTGGGGCTGATGACGACGGTCGGATTGTTTCGGAGACTCGGCCTGCGCTGA
- a CDS encoding TetR/AcrR family transcriptional regulator translates to MVLMPTMARLKEFDEDSALDAAVDCFWSRGYEATSVRDLAREMGIGGASLYNTFGGKRALFERVLERYANRSTRERIARLEANHRPREAIRAFLAEVIERSLKDSDCKGCLLVNSALDVAPHDPQLGRAVTGYLEEIRSFFQRAVEAANKAGETPPGTDANALSIHLLGVLMGMRVLARTGARRQTLEAVVRPALDLLGRPH, encoded by the coding sequence ATGGTTCTGATGCCAACCATGGCCCGCCTGAAGGAATTCGACGAGGACAGCGCGCTCGACGCCGCCGTCGACTGCTTCTGGAGTCGCGGCTACGAGGCCACGTCCGTGCGCGACCTCGCGCGCGAGATGGGGATCGGCGGCGCCAGCCTCTACAACACGTTCGGCGGCAAGCGCGCCTTGTTCGAGCGCGTCCTCGAACGCTACGCCAACCGCTCGACACGTGAGCGCATCGCGCGCCTCGAGGCGAACCATCGGCCCCGCGAGGCGATCCGCGCCTTCCTCGCCGAAGTGATCGAGCGTTCGTTGAAGGACTCCGACTGCAAGGGCTGCCTGCTGGTGAACTCCGCACTCGACGTGGCGCCTCACGATCCCCAACTCGGCCGCGCGGTCACGGGCTACCTCGAGGAGATTCGCAGCTTCTTTCAGCGCGCTGTCGAGGCTGCCAACAAGGCCGGCGAGACACCGCCCGGCACCGATGCCAACGCCCTGTCGATCCATCTGCTGGGCGTGCTGATGGGCATGCGCGTGCTGGCACGCACCGGCGCACGGCGGCAGACGCTGGAAGCCGTGGTTCGCCCGGCGCTTGACCTGCTCGGGAGACCGCATTGA
- a CDS encoding DUF1330 domain-containing protein: protein MIDHLNEAALRALPDDVPVVMLNLMRFRERSLDGNGSGWDAYLRYSALTIKLIKAQGGTIIWTGDAETVALGEPDRHRWDYVALVRYPSRAAFLAMMHSPEYAAANVERENGCSDHAIVATRQTYSNLSEARTKE, encoded by the coding sequence TTGATCGATCATCTGAACGAGGCCGCCCTGCGCGCGCTGCCCGACGACGTACCTGTCGTCATGCTGAACCTGATGCGTTTCCGCGAGCGCTCGCTCGATGGCAATGGCAGCGGCTGGGACGCCTATCTGCGCTACAGCGCGCTCACCATAAAGCTGATCAAGGCGCAGGGCGGTACCATCATCTGGACCGGCGATGCCGAAACGGTGGCGCTGGGCGAACCGGACCGCCACCGCTGGGATTACGTGGCACTGGTCCGCTATCCCTCTCGCGCCGCGTTCCTCGCCATGATGCATTCGCCCGAGTACGCGGCGGCCAATGTCGAACGCGAGAACGGCTGCAGCGACCACGCCATTGTCGCCACGCGCCAGACCTACAGCAACCTCAGCGAAGCCCGAACCAAGGAGTAG
- a CDS encoding glycine/sarcosine/betaine reductase selenoprotein B family protein: protein MRPNGRNRGNKLMVKRLSDMPEVEAHHLRRIECPTFDDTPALPGKPLNGRRVALISTAGLHRRGDRPFRPGDGSYRVIPAETPARDLVMSHISVNFDRTGFQQDHNVAFPIDRLRELVEEGVVGSMASMHYSFMGAFPPDAAEPHAQHLAGLLKQDGVDAALLVPV, encoded by the coding sequence CTGAGGCCAAACGGAAGGAACAGGGGAAACAAGCTCATGGTCAAACGTCTCAGCGACATGCCGGAGGTCGAGGCCCACCATCTCCGGCGCATCGAGTGTCCCACCTTCGACGACACGCCCGCCCTGCCCGGCAAGCCGCTCAACGGGCGCCGCGTCGCGCTGATCTCGACGGCGGGCCTGCACCGTCGTGGCGACCGGCCGTTCCGCCCCGGCGACGGCAGCTATCGTGTCATCCCGGCCGAGACGCCGGCGCGCGACCTAGTCATGAGCCATATCTCCGTGAACTTCGATCGCACCGGCTTCCAGCAGGACCACAACGTCGCGTTTCCCATCGACCGGCTGCGCGAACTGGTCGAAGAGGGCGTCGTCGGCTCGATGGCCTCCATGCACTATTCGTTCATGGGCGCTTTTCCGCCCGATGCGGCCGAGCCGCATGCCCAGCATCTCGCCGGCCTGCTGAAGCAGGATGGAGTCGACGCGGCCCTGCTCGTCCCCGTTTGA
- a CDS encoding PaaI family thioesterase — MDKLQLLNDIKLPFAEVLGLKFTAASEMGVTAEMVVRPELCTRPAILHGGAVMAFADTLGAAATVLNLPEGKGTTTIESKTNFVGPAPVGTTVIGETTPVHRGRRTMVWTTRITTAEGKLVAVVTQTQMVL, encoded by the coding sequence ATGGACAAGCTTCAGCTCCTGAACGACATCAAACTGCCATTCGCCGAGGTCCTGGGGCTGAAGTTCACGGCCGCGAGCGAGATGGGCGTGACGGCCGAGATGGTCGTCCGCCCCGAACTCTGCACGCGGCCCGCCATCCTGCATGGCGGCGCCGTCATGGCCTTTGCCGACACGCTGGGCGCCGCCGCCACCGTGCTGAACCTGCCCGAGGGCAAGGGCACCACGACGATCGAGAGCAAGACCAACTTCGTGGGGCCGGCGCCGGTCGGCACCACGGTGATCGGCGAGACCACGCCGGTGCATCGCGGCCGCCGCACCATGGTCTGGACGACGCGCATCACCACCGCCGAAGGCAAGCTCGTGGCGGTGGTGACGCAGACGCAGATGGTGCTCTAG
- a CDS encoding helix-turn-helix domain-containing protein yields MSIASSSPPDMFGPMLRSWRRRRGASQLSLALQSGVSQRHVSFLESGRARPSREMVVQLSTALDVPLRQRNEMLLAAGFAPAYRESNLAAPELAPVRRAIDFMLRQQEPYPAVVIDRLWNLLQANEAANAFTLFLFEGMPPAPPPGKGPNLLRWILDPSALRSKISNWEEVARYLVSTTYAEILAAGGEPRALAFIEEIMAYPDVPASFRKLRFEERPAPMLTVDYLVGGKALSVFTTIATLGTPQDITLQEVRVESFFPADDRSDALFRSLAAKR; encoded by the coding sequence ATGAGCATCGCCTCCTCGTCCCCGCCCGACATGTTCGGGCCCATGCTGCGCTCGTGGCGCCGTCGTCGCGGCGCCAGCCAGCTCTCACTCGCCCTTCAGTCGGGCGTGTCGCAGCGCCATGTCAGCTTTCTCGAATCGGGCCGCGCGCGTCCCAGCCGCGAGATGGTGGTGCAGCTCTCGACCGCACTCGATGTGCCGCTGCGCCAGCGCAACGAGATGCTGCTGGCAGCGGGCTTCGCGCCGGCCTATCGCGAGAGCAACCTCGCCGCGCCCGAACTCGCGCCGGTGCGCCGGGCTATCGATTTCATGCTGAGGCAGCAGGAGCCCTATCCCGCGGTCGTGATCGACCGGCTGTGGAACCTGCTGCAAGCCAACGAGGCAGCCAACGCCTTCACCCTGTTCCTGTTCGAGGGCATGCCGCCCGCGCCGCCGCCGGGCAAGGGCCCGAACCTGCTGCGCTGGATTCTCGATCCCTCTGCCTTGCGCTCCAAGATCTCCAACTGGGAAGAGGTCGCGCGCTATCTCGTGTCGACGACCTACGCCGAAATCCTGGCGGCCGGCGGCGAGCCCAGGGCGCTGGCTTTCATCGAGGAGATCATGGCCTATCCCGACGTGCCGGCCTCGTTCCGCAAGCTCCGCTTCGAGGAGCGGCCGGCCCCGATGCTGACGGTCGACTACCTGGTGGGCGGCAAGGCCCTGTCGGTGTTCACCACCATCGCCACGCTCGGCACGCCGCAGGACATCACCCTCCAGGAAGTCCGGGTCGAAAGCTTCTTCCCCGCCGACGACCGCAGCGACGCGCTGTTCCGGAGCCTGGCGGCCAAACGCTGA
- a CDS encoding AraC family transcriptional regulator, with protein sequence MLSTLPTMGGPGILVTLDIALRGAGIALLLIVAAATLRQARGRPAAWLGALLAVGAAAYAVCSSPGPHDPPVWFAPVLMLCTGNAAIFWLFAQAMFDDSFRLRPWHALVWMGLVVWPLAHLLGAGFTSHWLVGVLVRGAVILLALLALAQTVRDWGSDLVEGRRRLRLFILIAVALHIAATVTAELVIGTDQVPMSLHLLNSGALVAIAAIIAMLLLQADLDSVLGPTPVGPAADAVSPTLQPARPPLGTVAPEDEPADPALLATLDRLMAVDRLYRQEGLTIGVLAGRLGLPEYRLRRAINRGLGYRNFNEYLNRHRLADAKQALADPGQAEVPILTIALDSGFQSLGPFNRAFKADTGMTPTEYRKAAEGRNGA encoded by the coding sequence ATGCTAAGCACGTTGCCGACCATGGGCGGCCCCGGCATCCTCGTTACGCTCGACATCGCGCTGCGAGGCGCGGGCATTGCGCTGCTCCTGATCGTCGCGGCGGCAACCCTGCGGCAGGCCCGGGGCCGGCCGGCCGCCTGGCTCGGCGCCCTCCTGGCCGTGGGAGCCGCCGCCTACGCGGTCTGCTCGTCGCCGGGACCGCACGATCCGCCCGTCTGGTTCGCCCCCGTCCTGATGCTCTGCACCGGCAACGCCGCCATCTTCTGGCTGTTCGCCCAGGCGATGTTCGACGATTCCTTCCGGCTGAGGCCCTGGCATGCGCTGGTCTGGATGGGCCTGGTCGTCTGGCCGCTGGCCCATCTCCTGGGTGCGGGCTTTACCTCGCATTGGCTGGTGGGTGTGCTCGTACGCGGCGCGGTGATCCTGCTGGCGTTGCTGGCGCTGGCACAAACGGTGCGGGACTGGGGTAGCGATCTTGTGGAAGGCCGGCGGCGCCTGCGCCTGTTCATCCTGATCGCCGTGGCGCTGCATATCGCCGCCACCGTCACGGCCGAACTCGTCATCGGCACCGACCAGGTTCCGATGAGCTTGCACCTGCTGAACTCGGGCGCGTTGGTCGCGATCGCCGCCATCATCGCCATGCTCCTCCTGCAGGCGGACCTCGATTCCGTCCTTGGACCGACTCCGGTCGGGCCGGCCGCCGACGCCGTGTCGCCCACCCTCCAGCCCGCGCGCCCACCGCTCGGTACAGTGGCACCGGAGGACGAACCCGCCGATCCGGCCCTTCTCGCCACGCTCGACCGCCTGATGGCGGTGGACAGGCTCTACCGGCAGGAGGGTCTCACCATCGGCGTCCTGGCCGGCCGGCTCGGCCTGCCGGAGTACCGGCTGCGGCGCGCCATCAACCGCGGGCTGGGCTACCGGAACTTCAACGAGTACCTGAACCGCCACCGCCTGGCCGATGCCAAGCAGGCCCTGGCCGATCCCGGCCAGGCCGAGGTTCCGATTTTGACCATCGCCCTCGATTCCGGCTTCCAGTCGCTCGGCCCCTTCAACCGGGCCTTCAAGGCCGATACCGGCATGACGCCGACCGAGTACAGAAAGGCTGCCGAAGGCCGCAACGGCGCCTGA
- a CDS encoding DUF2147 domain-containing protein: protein MNELLHVYLSAWPTVWVMDTARYLVAATLMASILALFWRAGLGRRKLQPRDPVRGQRRREFLASLRTAFIFSLLGAIVAVGDHQGWITIYKNFRQAGPLYLFLSLALMLVAHDAYFYWAHRAMHHRRLFALFHRTHHLSRTPTPWAAYSFAIPEAVVHGAFVPLFLLVVPMHGLGLLAFGIVQILRNVMGHAGAEVHGAVFGPGQWLGWNNTTTHHDLHHEAGRYNYGLYFRWWDKLMGTEHPDYRRKFEAIASAATAGPTTSTSVHALTRTIMGIVAGSLFLLAADPVRADSGPAGRWMTPGAAAVVEITPCNGEPGLCGTVRWLWDSVDDRGRPRLDTQNSDTSLRTRPLVGLSILSGFARTANGGWEGRIYNPEDGQTYRATLRRMGADTLTIEGCVLFICQKQVWRSAAALAAALH from the coding sequence ATGAACGAACTCTTGCATGTCTACCTGTCGGCCTGGCCCACGGTCTGGGTCATGGACACCGCCCGCTACCTCGTGGCGGCCACGCTGATGGCCTCGATCCTCGCCCTGTTCTGGCGAGCCGGGCTGGGCCGCCGCAAGCTGCAGCCCCGCGACCCCGTCCGCGGCCAGCGGCGGCGCGAATTCCTGGCGTCGCTGCGCACGGCCTTCATCTTCTCCCTGCTGGGGGCGATCGTGGCGGTGGGCGACCACCAGGGCTGGATCACGATCTACAAGAACTTCCGCCAGGCCGGACCGCTCTACCTCTTCCTGTCACTCGCCCTGATGCTGGTGGCCCACGACGCTTATTTCTACTGGGCCCACCGCGCCATGCACCACCGCCGCCTGTTCGCGCTGTTCCATCGCACGCATCACCTGTCGCGGACGCCGACGCCATGGGCTGCCTATTCGTTCGCCATCCCCGAGGCCGTGGTGCACGGCGCCTTCGTCCCGCTCTTCCTGCTCGTCGTTCCGATGCACGGGCTCGGCCTGCTGGCCTTCGGCATCGTGCAGATCCTGCGCAACGTCATGGGGCACGCCGGCGCCGAGGTTCACGGCGCCGTATTCGGTCCCGGCCAGTGGCTGGGCTGGAACAACACCACGACCCATCACGACCTGCACCACGAAGCCGGCCGCTACAATTACGGGCTCTACTTCCGCTGGTGGGACAAGCTGATGGGAACCGAGCATCCCGACTACCGGCGGAAGTTCGAGGCGATCGCTTCGGCCGCCACGGCCGGCCCGACAACGTCCACGTCGGTTCATGCGCTCACACGCACGATCATGGGCATCGTGGCAGGGTCCCTGTTTCTTCTGGCCGCCGACCCGGTCCGAGCCGACTCGGGCCCGGCCGGGCGCTGGATGACGCCCGGCGCGGCGGCTGTCGTAGAGATTACGCCCTGCAACGGAGAACCGGGCCTTTGCGGCACCGTCCGCTGGCTATGGGACAGCGTCGACGACAGGGGCCGGCCGCGCCTCGACACACAGAACTCCGACACATCCCTGCGCACGCGACCGCTCGTCGGTCTGTCCATCCTGTCGGGATTCGCGCGCACGGCGAACGGCGGCTGGGAGGGCCGGATCTACAATCCCGAGGACGGCCAGACCTATCGCGCGACGCTGCGTCGGATGGGCGCCGATACGCTGACGATCGAAGGCTGCGTGCTGTTCATCTGCCAGAAGCAGGTGTGGCGGAGCGCGGCCGCGCTGGCCGCGGCGCTGCACTGA